The following proteins come from a genomic window of Vallitaleaceae bacterium 9-2:
- the sdaAB gene encoding L-serine ammonia-lyase, iron-sulfur-dependent subunit beta, with amino-acid sequence MKQYSIFNIIGPDMIGPSSSHTAGAAKLSFMAQKIFGMPVKKVLFELHGSFADTYQGHGTDKALLAGVLGIKHNDERLSDAFELAQGRVDYQFEKTDLGEVHPNTVRITMTSASGQTSVVQGCSIGGANAIVTKIDEVDVEIDGAYDTIITVHKDQPGMVATLSKIFAEERINIAYMKLYRETRGRHAIMVLEVDENLRKEQLAKLKEQKDVYKVTWIPRGE; translated from the coding sequence ATGAAACAATATAGTATATTTAATATAATTGGTCCGGACATGATTGGTCCAAGCAGTTCCCACACAGCAGGAGCCGCAAAGTTAAGCTTTATGGCACAAAAAATCTTTGGGATGCCTGTAAAAAAAGTACTTTTTGAACTTCATGGTTCCTTTGCAGATACATATCAAGGACATGGTACCGATAAGGCTTTATTAGCAGGAGTACTTGGAATCAAACACAATGATGAAAGACTTAGTGATGCATTTGAACTTGCACAAGGGCGAGTGGACTATCAGTTTGAAAAAACAGATTTAGGTGAAGTGCATCCCAATACGGTGCGTATAACGATGACGAGTGCATCGGGACAAACCAGTGTTGTTCAAGGATGTTCTATAGGTGGTGCGAATGCCATAGTAACCAAGATTGATGAAGTAGATGTTGAGATTGATGGTGCTTATGATACCATTATTACCGTGCATAAAGATCAACCTGGAATGGTTGCGACACTAAGTAAAATATTTGCTGAAGAGCGTATTAATATTGCCTATATGAAACTGTATCGTGAGACGCGAGGACGACATGCAATTATGGTCTTAGAAGTGGATGAAAACCTTCGCAAAGAACAGTTGGCAAAGTTAAAAGAGCAAAAAGACGTCTATAAAGTGACATGGATTCCAAGAGGTGAATAA
- a CDS encoding nitroreductase family protein: MKIEECIKDRRSVRKYTETEITKDTIDEIIDLARFAPSWKNSQAVRYHVVFDKKLKAKIADQGVLGFSYNAKTIERCKALVVVSVLKKVSGYEHDGTFSTPQNDRWEVFDAGIATQTFCLAAHAKGVGSVILGIFDEEKIHQYVSVPEQERVVALIALGYPLESKKAGPPRKDVQELVTYHA; encoded by the coding sequence ATGAAAATAGAAGAATGCATTAAGGATAGACGAAGTGTACGAAAATATACAGAAACAGAGATTACGAAAGACACGATAGATGAGATTATAGATTTGGCACGTTTTGCGCCTTCGTGGAAAAATAGTCAGGCTGTGCGCTATCATGTTGTTTTTGATAAAAAATTAAAAGCAAAGATAGCTGATCAAGGTGTTTTAGGGTTTAGCTATAATGCTAAAACGATTGAACGATGTAAGGCACTTGTTGTCGTTAGCGTTCTTAAAAAAGTGAGTGGATATGAACACGATGGAACCTTTTCAACACCGCAAAATGACCGATGGGAAGTCTTTGATGCTGGTATTGCAACACAAACGTTTTGCCTAGCGGCACATGCTAAAGGTGTTGGCAGTGTCATTTTGGGGATTTTTGATGAAGAGAAGATACATCAATATGTGAGTGTTCCAGAGCAAGAACGTGTGGTTGCATTAATTGCTCTAGGTTATCCGCTAGAATCCAAAAAAGCAGGACCTCCACGAAAGGATGTTCAAGAACTTGTGACGTATCACGCTTAG
- a CDS encoding methyl-accepting chemotaxis protein, with protein MKLKIKVLLVTSVIILLSISFIGIFNTMSTSNAFTDNVNLQLHDELMNLQKTIESSNEIVGIAKAAMDKKNIDLTLSIAKMIDADPTLLSTSKMAQLAKDLNVSEIHVVDRNGVIKYGSIDQFVGFDFHESEQTQPFLDLIGNPGSSLAQEASERGTDKQLFQYIGVARIDEPGVVQVGIEPKVIQDLLVNLNLQKRVNDLVIGTSGFAVVISEDGSLVAKDELGISNMNVSNIPWLNEFLLGEEHFTTIDIDGTYYYIMKEAYNDLELVVTYPTQEIDHILSDSVVNNLIVLVITTVLLILIISLLLNRLVIKPIRLLQNAMEHVGSGNFQVSINYSSKDEIGQLTEHFRTMIQNVSNLIHETKASIENVATSSERITENVDVLRISSNEVTRAVEEIANGTSVMAENVTERLVTGQKLGDSVTEIYSKLSDAEVVSKEMVQSNHTGIDYMNVLSELFQTTIDNTQDVENNVNELEANSQAIETIVGTIKGIADQTNLLALNASIEAARAGESGRGFAVVAEEIRKLAEQSSTSAEEINAIIRNIVNTVASTSEKVNNTKESVDSVKINLNETVEVFDKTVDSVNRVEKIIQEFIDETKNIEVLKNDLIESLESMAAISQESAASTEEINASTEEQLSRVTEIGESIEILNQDIVKLAEETKRFNV; from the coding sequence ATGAAATTAAAAATCAAAGTTCTCTTAGTCACCAGTGTTATTATTCTTTTATCCATCTCTTTTATTGGTATTTTCAATACGATGTCTACCAGCAATGCATTCACAGACAATGTTAATTTACAATTGCATGATGAGTTAATGAATTTGCAAAAAACGATAGAGTCGTCCAATGAAATCGTTGGAATTGCCAAAGCAGCGATGGATAAGAAAAATATTGATTTAACGTTATCCATTGCAAAAATGATTGATGCAGACCCAACTCTATTATCTACTAGCAAAATGGCACAATTGGCTAAAGACTTAAATGTATCTGAAATTCATGTAGTGGATAGAAATGGTGTTATAAAATATGGAAGTATTGATCAATTTGTAGGGTTTGATTTTCATGAATCTGAACAGACACAGCCTTTTCTTGATCTTATAGGAAATCCGGGAAGTTCTCTCGCCCAAGAAGCCTCTGAACGGGGTACGGACAAACAATTATTTCAATATATTGGTGTGGCAAGGATAGATGAACCTGGTGTTGTTCAAGTTGGAATTGAACCTAAAGTCATCCAAGATTTGCTTGTTAATCTAAACCTTCAAAAGCGTGTCAATGATTTGGTTATCGGAACATCAGGGTTTGCAGTTGTTATCAGTGAAGACGGAAGTCTTGTTGCCAAAGATGAACTTGGTATAAGTAATATGAATGTTTCAAATATTCCTTGGTTAAATGAATTTTTATTGGGTGAAGAACATTTTACAACGATAGATATTGATGGAACGTATTATTATATAATGAAAGAAGCTTATAATGATTTAGAGCTAGTGGTGACCTATCCAACGCAAGAGATTGATCATATTCTAAGTGATAGTGTTGTCAACAACCTTATTGTTTTAGTGATTACAACGGTACTGCTTATTCTAATTATTAGCCTTCTTTTAAATCGATTAGTGATAAAGCCGATAAGACTACTGCAAAATGCTATGGAACATGTCGGATCAGGAAATTTTCAAGTGTCTATTAATTATTCCTCAAAAGATGAGATAGGACAATTAACAGAGCATTTTAGGACCATGATACAAAATGTTAGTAATCTCATCCACGAGACCAAGGCAAGTATTGAAAATGTGGCGACTTCATCTGAACGTATAACAGAAAATGTCGATGTTCTTAGAATATCAAGTAATGAAGTGACGCGAGCTGTTGAAGAGATTGCGAATGGAACCTCAGTCATGGCGGAAAATGTGACGGAACGTTTAGTAACCGGACAAAAATTAGGTGATAGTGTGACAGAGATTTATTCAAAGTTATCTGATGCAGAAGTGGTCTCTAAAGAGATGGTTCAATCAAATCATACAGGAATTGATTACATGAATGTATTGTCAGAGTTGTTTCAAACGACAATTGATAATACACAAGATGTTGAAAACAATGTTAATGAACTGGAAGCCAATTCTCAGGCAATTGAGACAATTGTTGGAACCATTAAAGGTATTGCCGATCAAACGAACTTGCTTGCATTAAATGCATCGATTGAAGCCGCAAGAGCTGGTGAGTCTGGAAGAGGGTTTGCAGTTGTGGCAGAGGAGATTCGCAAACTAGCAGAACAATCCTCAACTTCAGCGGAAGAGATTAATGCAATTATTCGAAATATTGTGAATACAGTAGCATCGACCAGTGAAAAGGTCAACAACACAAAAGAGTCCGTAGATTCAGTAAAAATCAATCTGAATGAGACTGTCGAGGTATTTGATAAAACAGTAGACAGCGTAAATCGTGTGGAAAAAATCATTCAAGAGTTTATTGATGAAACTAAAAATATTGAAGTGTTGAAAAACGATTTAATTGAATCCTTAGAGTCTATGGCGGCTATTAGCCAA
- the sdaAA gene encoding L-serine ammonia-lyase, iron-sulfur-dependent, subunit alpha yields MQMRSSQEIIEYCQQHKMSLFEYALAYEQELTDKSREDIVMQMKSYWEIMKESIDKGLYDLSRGEGRIIKRKAKDVYELATTQEAASGTRMLKAVAYGLAVMEVNVTMGRIVAAPTAGASGIIPGVFLSLQETFKLTDEQIIEGLFVAGMVGSIIAKNASISGATGGCQAEVGSGAAMAAGAGIYMLGGTMEEVFSGGAIAIKNLMGLVCDPVAGLVEVPCQKRNGIGITNSLMAIDLIRAKMYSYIPFDEVVGAMKEVGGLMPACHRETGTGGIANSKTGIAMRKEIFS; encoded by the coding sequence ATGCAAATGCGAAGTAGTCAAGAGATAATAGAATACTGTCAGCAACATAAGATGAGCTTGTTTGAATATGCACTTGCATATGAACAAGAATTAACGGATAAATCAAGAGAAGATATAGTCATGCAAATGAAAAGCTATTGGGAAATCATGAAGGAAAGTATCGATAAAGGACTATATGATCTCTCGCGAGGAGAGGGACGTATTATTAAGCGAAAAGCAAAAGACGTCTATGAGCTTGCAACAACTCAAGAAGCAGCTTCAGGGACTCGGATGCTTAAAGCTGTTGCATATGGACTAGCTGTCATGGAGGTCAATGTAACGATGGGGCGTATTGTTGCAGCGCCTACCGCCGGAGCTTCAGGAATTATTCCGGGTGTATTTTTATCGTTACAAGAGACGTTTAAATTGACAGATGAGCAGATTATAGAAGGTCTTTTTGTAGCCGGAATGGTCGGGTCAATTATTGCGAAGAATGCATCGATTTCTGGTGCTACAGGAGGATGCCAGGCAGAAGTGGGCTCAGGAGCTGCTATGGCGGCAGGTGCGGGAATATATATGCTTGGTGGAACTATGGAAGAAGTCTTTAGCGGTGGAGCCATTGCCATAAAAAATCTAATGGGACTTGTATGTGATCCGGTGGCAGGACTTGTAGAAGTGCCGTGTCAAAAACGTAATGGTATTGGAATAACCAATAGTTTAATGGCGATAGATTTAATTCGAGCAAAGATGTATTCCTATATTCCTTTTGATGAAGTGGTTGGAGCAATGAAAGAAGTGGGTGGATTAATGCCTGCGTGCCATAGAGAGACCGGAACAGGCGGTATAGCAAATTCAAAAACAGGCATTGCCATGAGAAAAGAAATCTTCTCATAG